One part of the Rutidosis leptorrhynchoides isolate AG116_Rl617_1_P2 chromosome 1, CSIRO_AGI_Rlap_v1, whole genome shotgun sequence genome encodes these proteins:
- the LOC139885651 gene encoding uncharacterized protein — protein MAPKSANKASLEIGGMQVLYEGDKETLNKCRDMAKRGECAPLLGSKLFTFVLAKFSIRPVIKGLWFFTLIFRSSIHLTEFSSLEEIWELGLFIDNMDLESYKR, from the exons ATGGCTCCTAAATCTGCAAATAAAGCCAGTTTGGAGATAGGTGGAATGCAG GTTCTTTATGAGGGAGACAAAGAAACCTTGAATAAGTGCAGGGACATGGCTAAAAGAGGAGAATGTGCTCCTCTACTTGGTAGCAAGTTGTTCACTTTTGTTCTTGCAAAATTCTCCATAAGACCTGTCATCAAGGGCTTATGGTTTTTCACATTGATTTTTCGTTCATCAATTCACCTCACTGAATTTTCAAGTTTGGAGGAAATTTGGGAATTGGGGTTATTTATTGATAATATGGATTTGGAATCCTATAAGAGGTAG